In one window of Deltaproteobacteria bacterium DNA:
- a CDS encoding sulfatase, which yields MRVSAGMTSAAIGAAAALTLATIELTVARAGAPPGAFHLVWRHAFAAIAMEMVIGAGLGAALVTRPPFSRFLFPIGILTFVQWGLWGSRWLLNRHGLGTHLNVRSIAVVVASIVACAALTAFTMRAKSGRRSGLAGLLLIPFAVYTAHWVQTHNESDHHYRANYTLHHPQSAVPPSSNAPPPGARNLLVIVADTLRADALGCYGNPDNPTPVIDRLASRGVRFADVTSTSSWTRPAMATLWTGLSPREHGVNALVGNLDESVETIPERFRAMGYDTFAVVANPILKQHFGFGQGFASFDDRTHATDAAYFMAGYLPAVALGVSQERAMIRSDRAARVVDRFFERLPNDRPFLAWVHFFDPHAPYSPPEAYKKKFVRTPVPHFRYGYDGTDLELTEDRAAFATYRALYDAEVRYLDDQLGRLFVSLIRRGLDRNTVVVFLSDHGEQFREHGGLLHGYSLYQEEVRIPLIVTGPDLPQGAVVNRPISLVDLPGVFEELARVAPKQGSRDWARLTDESATPGALFADVDANLHGIDVALSSVRQGMQKRMVDRNRERTELYDLAVDPGEMFDLTDQRPPWGESLGELQRAFDRDHPRVRREAAELDAASKDALRSLGYIQ from the coding sequence ATGCGCGTATCGGCGGGCATGACGTCCGCGGCCATCGGCGCCGCGGCCGCTTTGACGCTCGCGACGATCGAACTGACCGTCGCGCGCGCCGGCGCGCCCCCCGGTGCGTTCCATCTCGTCTGGCGCCACGCGTTCGCGGCCATCGCGATGGAGATGGTGATCGGCGCGGGCCTCGGCGCGGCCCTGGTCACTCGACCTCCGTTCTCCCGCTTTCTGTTCCCGATCGGCATTCTCACCTTCGTCCAGTGGGGTCTGTGGGGCTCGCGCTGGCTGCTCAATCGCCACGGACTCGGAACGCACCTGAACGTGCGGTCGATCGCGGTCGTGGTTGCGTCGATCGTCGCCTGCGCGGCGCTCACTGCCTTCACGATGCGCGCGAAGTCGGGCCGGCGCTCGGGCTTGGCCGGACTCCTGCTAATCCCGTTCGCGGTCTATACGGCGCATTGGGTGCAGACGCATAACGAGAGCGATCACCACTACCGCGCGAACTACACGCTGCATCACCCCCAATCCGCCGTCCCACCGTCGAGCAACGCGCCGCCCCCCGGGGCGCGAAACCTGCTCGTGATCGTTGCCGACACGCTGCGCGCCGACGCGCTGGGTTGCTACGGAAATCCCGACAACCCAACGCCGGTGATCGACCGCCTCGCGTCGCGGGGGGTGCGTTTTGCGGATGTGACCTCGACGAGTTCCTGGACGCGCCCCGCGATGGCGACGCTCTGGACCGGGCTCTCCCCACGCGAACACGGCGTCAACGCCTTGGTCGGCAACCTCGACGAGTCCGTCGAGACCATCCCGGAACGATTCCGCGCGATGGGTTACGACACTTTCGCCGTGGTCGCCAATCCGATTCTCAAGCAGCACTTCGGCTTCGGACAGGGATTCGCGAGCTTCGACGACCGAACTCATGCCACTGACGCGGCCTACTTCATGGCGGGGTATCTGCCGGCGGTCGCGCTCGGCGTATCGCAAGAGCGCGCGATGATCCGTTCCGATCGCGCCGCGCGGGTCGTCGATCGCTTTTTCGAGCGACTCCCCAATGATCGTCCCTTTCTCGCCTGGGTACATTTTTTCGATCCGCACGCACCGTATAGTCCGCCCGAGGCGTACAAGAAAAAATTCGTGCGCACGCCCGTTCCGCACTTTCGCTACGGATATGACGGCACCGACCTCGAGCTCACCGAGGACCGTGCGGCGTTCGCCACGTACCGAGCGCTCTACGACGCCGAGGTGCGTTATCTGGATGACCAGCTCGGCCGTCTGTTCGTGTCGCTCATCAGGCGCGGTCTCGACCGCAATACGGTCGTCGTCTTCCTCTCCGATCACGGCGAGCAGTTCCGCGAGCACGGCGGCCTGTTGCACGGGTATTCGCTCTATCAGGAAGAGGTCCGCATTCCGCTCATCGTGACGGGTCCCGATCTGCCGCAGGGCGCGGTCGTCAATCGTCCCATCAGCCTCGTCGATCTGCCGGGGGTGTTTGAGGAACTGGCCCGCGTCGCCCCGAAGCAGGGCTCTCGCGATTGGGCGCGCCTAACCGACGAGTCGGCGACGCCGGGAGCGTTATTCGCGGACGTCGACGCGAATCTTCACGGCATCGATGTGGCGCTCAGTTCCGTTCGCCAAGGGATGCAAAAACGCATGGTCGACCGAAATCGCGAACGCACCGAATTGTACGATCTAGCCGTCGACCCCGGGGAGATGTTCGATTTGACGGACCAACGGCCACCTTGGGGCGAGTCGCTCGGCGAGTTGCAGAGGGCCTTTGACCGCGACCATCCCCGCGTTCGCCGCGAAGCCGCGGAACTCGACGCCGCATCGAAGGACGCGCTACGTTCCCTGGGCTACATCCAATAG
- a CDS encoding M23 family metallopeptidase, whose translation MNGSMHFPGTSGRKILAAIGFAWLAVSLSLANAQEGPSGRDVGGATPAATPAPTPDLTEKARSNDRRFLFRRDDFYVARVVVDRSLLASLIELMPDNVGLARQLASSSQEILRHALDTQRQMARGDAAIMVFKDPGQTQAVRLYGLRYESAALGRAVMGYYFWEPNRSAPEYFDENGNAYLPRLRRSPIEGYTRLGRLFGQGNATFTEILADKGTEVVAPFPSRVVRVNWRPKEQGDCVELEYLGTGVFATFAGLESVSIKVTAGAELDAGALIAKVGALATGQPTGLRYELRSAPGDDAPRIDPFAFHLSDPYRMNATNLALFRIVKTKIDELFGAAIDRAKAPDESPTPAAAD comes from the coding sequence ATGAATGGCTCGATGCATTTCCCCGGAACCTCCGGAAGAAAGATTCTCGCCGCGATCGGTTTCGCGTGGCTGGCGGTTTCGTTGTCGCTCGCGAACGCGCAGGAAGGCCCGAGCGGGCGCGACGTCGGCGGTGCGACCCCCGCCGCGACCCCCGCACCGACGCCTGACCTGACCGAGAAGGCCCGTTCGAACGACAGGCGTTTTCTTTTTCGTCGCGACGACTTCTATGTGGCTCGCGTCGTGGTCGACCGCAGCCTGCTCGCCTCGCTCATCGAACTCATGCCCGACAATGTGGGCCTCGCGCGGCAACTCGCGTCGTCGTCGCAGGAGATTCTTCGTCATGCACTCGACACGCAACGCCAGATGGCGCGGGGCGACGCGGCGATCATGGTCTTCAAGGACCCCGGCCAGACGCAGGCCGTGCGTCTGTACGGCCTTCGTTACGAGAGCGCCGCGCTCGGCCGCGCGGTGATGGGTTATTATTTTTGGGAGCCGAATCGAAGCGCCCCCGAATATTTCGATGAAAACGGCAACGCATATCTGCCGCGCCTGCGCCGTTCGCCCATCGAGGGATACACGCGGCTCGGGCGTCTTTTCGGCCAGGGCAACGCGACCTTCACCGAAATCCTGGCCGACAAGGGGACGGAGGTGGTCGCGCCATTTCCGTCTCGCGTCGTGCGGGTCAACTGGCGACCGAAGGAGCAGGGCGACTGCGTGGAACTCGAATACCTCGGCACCGGCGTTTTCGCGACCTTCGCGGGGCTCGAAAGCGTGTCGATCAAGGTGACGGCGGGCGCCGAACTCGACGCGGGCGCATTGATCGCCAAGGTCGGTGCGCTCGCCACGGGCCAACCGACGGGACTGCGTTACGAGCTGCGCTCCGCTCCCGGGGACGACGCCCCGCGCATCGATCCCTTCGCATTTCACCTGTCCGACCCCTATCGGATGAACGCGACGAATCTCGCGCTGTTTCGGATCGTGAAGACGAAAATCGACGAGCTGTTCGGCGCGGCGATCGACCGCGCGAAAGCGCCCGACGAGTCACCCACGCCCGCCGCCGCGGACTGA
- a CDS encoding RND family transporter: MRFPVEWILRNAPVVIAATVALTIASCVAATGVVFDFNMENLLPDRHPERVVYEEFQKQFGEDDATYLLAVEATDVFAADVLRDVRDLSLEFRNHPAVEEVLSLTTFMFPRVAGDQIDIRPFVEVVPDDPATLETLRAEALANPFLPENLVSKDTKTTAIAVRLRSTSNNHEARAEFETWFRERMAAYAKPDRAFHLGGTPVLRTAYIHYAQLNILIFTPLVILMLIVVLWFTQRSAAGVLLPLATVAAATLMTVALMRLTGVTINLLTNVVPSIILVYGISDAIHLMVKYKEEYAQVPDRRRALISTTRKIVIACFWTSATTAVGFGSLFTSSNKVVREFGFITAAGVMIAYIINVVFVPAVLSRIAPPTPERTRAFDHGTVAEMLRRITDLVIRRPKPIVGIGVGLMLVAALGAAMIEREYYFMQDLRPETEIRQSYEYLDRHLGSAVPFEISVKSRSGRPVTDPAVLREIDRIATRMREIPEMGKVLSLAEFVKEMQRLLGGGGADVYRIPETREAVSQSLLLYSMSSPDPTAPYMTFDETTARISARTPDMGQRRFDAVSKELRRFVASDIDPDLDVHITGAGPMIVVLVDRLVIDMVTSLLSAFGIIFFMMWFEFRSLGLSGLSMIPNLIPLVYVAGLMGFAGVTLNPTTAVTFCIALGIAVDDTIHFLVRFRYEYAQDEHHANAVRRSMRGTGRAMVFTSVVLVMGYLVLVTSNFKANRDFGWLSALMIAIALLADLFVTPALILLAKPKIRHRDREPEV; the protein is encoded by the coding sequence ATGCGTTTTCCGGTCGAGTGGATCCTGCGAAACGCCCCGGTGGTGATCGCGGCGACGGTCGCGCTCACTATCGCGTCGTGCGTCGCCGCGACCGGCGTCGTCTTCGATTTCAACATGGAGAACCTGCTTCCCGACCGGCACCCCGAGCGAGTGGTCTACGAGGAATTCCAGAAGCAGTTCGGCGAGGACGACGCGACCTACCTGCTTGCCGTCGAAGCGACCGACGTCTTCGCCGCGGACGTGCTGCGCGACGTGCGCGATCTGAGCCTCGAATTCCGGAATCATCCGGCGGTCGAGGAGGTTCTCTCTCTCACGACCTTCATGTTCCCCCGCGTCGCGGGCGACCAGATCGACATCCGCCCGTTCGTCGAGGTGGTGCCCGACGACCCCGCGACGCTGGAAACGCTGCGGGCGGAGGCGCTCGCCAATCCGTTTCTGCCCGAAAACCTTGTCTCGAAGGACACGAAAACCACCGCGATCGCCGTGCGGCTTCGGTCTACATCCAACAATCACGAAGCCCGCGCCGAGTTCGAGACATGGTTTCGCGAACGCATGGCGGCGTACGCGAAACCGGATCGAGCGTTTCACCTCGGCGGCACGCCGGTGCTGCGCACCGCGTACATTCACTACGCGCAGCTCAATATCCTGATCTTCACACCGCTCGTCATTCTGATGTTGATCGTCGTTCTGTGGTTCACGCAGCGCAGCGCGGCGGGCGTCCTGTTGCCGCTTGCCACGGTCGCGGCCGCGACGCTGATGACCGTGGCGCTGATGCGTCTGACGGGTGTCACGATCAATCTGCTCACCAACGTCGTTCCGTCGATCATCCTCGTGTACGGCATCTCCGACGCGATCCACCTGATGGTCAAATACAAGGAGGAGTACGCCCAGGTCCCTGACCGCAGGCGCGCGCTCATCTCCACGACGCGAAAAATCGTGATCGCATGTTTCTGGACCAGCGCGACGACGGCCGTCGGCTTCGGTTCGCTCTTCACGTCGAGCAACAAGGTCGTGCGCGAGTTCGGATTCATCACCGCCGCCGGTGTGATGATCGCCTATATCATCAACGTCGTCTTCGTACCCGCGGTGCTCTCGCGCATCGCGCCGCCCACACCGGAACGCACGCGCGCTTTCGACCACGGAACGGTCGCCGAAATGTTGCGCCGGATCACCGACCTCGTGATCCGCCGACCGAAACCGATCGTCGGCATCGGCGTCGGGCTCATGCTCGTCGCTGCGCTCGGCGCGGCGATGATCGAGCGCGAATATTATTTCATGCAGGACCTGCGTCCCGAAACCGAAATCCGGCAATCCTACGAATACCTCGACCGGCATCTGGGTTCGGCGGTTCCATTCGAGATTTCCGTGAAAAGCCGAAGCGGCCGGCCGGTCACCGATCCCGCCGTCCTGCGCGAGATCGACCGCATCGCGACGCGCATGCGCGAGATCCCGGAGATGGGAAAGGTGCTGTCGCTCGCGGAGTTCGTGAAAGAGATGCAGCGCCTGTTGGGCGGCGGCGGCGCGGACGTGTATCGCATCCCGGAAACGCGCGAGGCCGTCTCGCAGTCGCTCCTGCTCTACTCGATGTCGAGTCCCGATCCGACCGCGCCCTACATGACGTTCGACGAGACCACGGCGCGGATTTCGGCGCGTACGCCTGACATGGGCCAGCGGCGCTTCGACGCCGTCTCGAAGGAACTGCGCCGGTTTGTCGCGAGCGACATCGATCCCGATCTCGACGTTCACATCACCGGCGCGGGTCCGATGATCGTGGTGCTCGTCGATCGCCTCGTCATCGACATGGTGACGAGCCTGCTGTCGGCCTTCGGCATCATCTTTTTCATGATGTGGTTCGAGTTCCGCTCGCTCGGCCTGTCGGGCCTGTCGATGATTCCCAACCTGATCCCGCTGGTCTATGTCGCCGGACTCATGGGTTTCGCGGGGGTCACGCTAAACCCCACGACCGCCGTGACGTTCTGCATCGCTCTCGGTATTGCCGTCGACGACACGATCCACTTCCTCGTGCGTTTTCGGTACGAATACGCGCAGGATGAGCATCACGCGAATGCCGTGCGTCGCTCAATGCGCGGCACCGGGCGCGCGATGGTGTTCACGTCGGTTGTGCTCGTGATGGGCTACCTGGTGCTGGTCACGTCGAACTTCAAGGCGAACCGCGATTTCGGCTGGCTCTCGGCACTCATGATCGCCATCGCCCTGCTCGCCGACCTGTTCGTCACGCCCGCGCTCATCCTGCTCGCGAAACCGAAGATTCGTCATCGCGACCGCGAGCCGGAGGTCTAA